One window of the Colias croceus chromosome 5, ilColCroc2.1 genome contains the following:
- the LOC123691885 gene encoding U-scoloptoxin(01)-Cw1a-like, with amino-acid sequence MCGEMGKAVLRALTGALLCGLVSDAAYLQQYEDYPQYQQVVYRKPLREHEKPQDLRNVPGVPGVDYPIYHQVPETSFSCAHVPVHPGMYANVETGCQAYHVCHDGREGHQGASFLCTNGTLFDQAKFACDWWYNVDCSQAIEHYKLNADPLKNPYVPKPKPEEHREEQPYGIYFRKLDH; translated from the exons ATGTGTGGGGAAATGGGCAAGGCTGTGCTGCGGGCGCTGACGGGGGCCCTGCTATGTGGTCTGGTGTCTGATGCTGCATATTTACAA CAATACGAGGACTACCCACAATACCAACAAGTCGTGTACCGCAAGCCGCTCCGGGAACACGAGAAGCCGCAGGACCTGCGCAACGTGCCCGGCGTTCCCGGGGTCGACTACCCGATCTACCACCAGGTGCCCGAGACCAGCTTCTCCTGCGCACACGTGCCTGTGCACCCGGGGATGTATGCTAATGTGGAGACTGGATGCCAG GCTTACCACGTGTGTCATGACGGTCGTGAAGGTCACCAGGGGGCTTCATTCCTCTGCACCAACGGGACGCTGTTCGACCAGGCCAAGTTCGCTTGTGATTGGTGGTACAACGTGGACTGCTCGCAGGCTATTGAGCACTATAA aCTAAATGCGGACCCCTTGAAGAACCCCTACGTGCCGAAGCCCAAACCGGAGGAACACAGAGAGGAACAGCCTTACGGCATTTACTTTAGGAAGTTAGACCATTAG